One region of Natronobacterium texcoconense genomic DNA includes:
- a CDS encoding GNAT family N-acetyltransferase: MDIERLDLEEWDSALPSSGAGVETFHDPDALAVLDAHTDAEMRLYGAFKGQQAVGLLPVFVEDRPVGRTVFSPPVSMGVPRLGPIINPNSPKRRKWERINAELAAGVLEDVDADRRSTLFRMTCPVGYDDPRPYGWNDLSVEPEFTYVVDLEGCTDVEDAMSGFSKSLRNEMRRYDDLDLRIETEGIDAALRIYEDVVDQYAEYDDEAPMTRQFLRDLLASLEDDRWRTYVARSPDGTYQSGILTLFSNDLAYYWQGGVTASYEHVSVNNLLHRRILEDIVTDPELESITGYDLVGANTERLCEYKGKFNGELRPYYVIESSGLEMQMAKKAYQRVSGSLK, encoded by the coding sequence ATGGACATCGAACGACTGGATCTCGAGGAGTGGGACTCGGCGCTGCCGTCCTCCGGCGCGGGCGTCGAGACGTTCCACGATCCGGACGCGCTGGCCGTACTCGACGCCCACACCGACGCTGAAATGCGGCTGTACGGCGCGTTCAAGGGACAGCAGGCCGTCGGACTCCTCCCCGTCTTCGTCGAGGACAGGCCCGTCGGACGAACCGTCTTCTCGCCACCCGTCTCGATGGGCGTGCCGCGACTCGGACCGATCATCAACCCGAACAGCCCGAAACGTCGCAAGTGGGAGCGGATCAACGCGGAACTCGCGGCGGGCGTCCTCGAGGACGTCGATGCCGATCGGCGGTCGACGCTGTTCCGGATGACCTGTCCCGTCGGCTACGACGATCCGCGACCGTACGGCTGGAACGACCTCTCGGTCGAACCGGAGTTCACGTACGTCGTCGACCTCGAGGGCTGTACCGACGTCGAGGATGCGATGAGTGGCTTCAGCAAGAGCCTGCGAAACGAGATGCGCCGGTACGACGACCTCGACCTGCGGATCGAAACCGAGGGGATCGACGCCGCGCTCCGGATCTACGAGGACGTCGTCGACCAGTACGCCGAGTACGACGACGAGGCACCGATGACCCGACAGTTTCTGCGGGATCTGCTCGCGTCGCTCGAGGACGACCGGTGGCGGACGTACGTGGCGCGGAGTCCGGACGGGACGTACCAGAGTGGCATCCTCACGCTATTCTCGAACGACCTGGCCTACTACTGGCAAGGCGGTGTGACCGCCTCCTACGAGCACGTCAGCGTCAACAACCTCCTGCACCGCCGGATTCTCGAGGACATCGTCACCGATCCCGAACTCGAGTCGATCACGGGGTACGACCTCGTCGGTGCGAACACGGAACGGCTCTGTGAGTACAAGGGGAAGTTCAACGGCGAGTTGCGACCCTACTACGTGATCGAGTCGTCGGGGCTCGAGATGCAGATGGCGAAGAAGGCCTACCAGCGGGTCAGCGGCTCACTGAAGTAA
- a CDS encoding glycosyltransferase family 4 protein — MSRTATESGASDSRPGESDSTDGETASRDPFESERSSPVDIDPVPEELRVLVVSGLAHKNERHYGPLAAVAEKTTLVCLEPRYDVDDADYLEVPDVGPRPLRIVVLFFLALLEGYRNDYDAVASISLLPYGLYALALKAIYGYPASLGIIGIDLDHHARQWYGAAPRWAFRRFDAVSVPGPSHVDDLEACGVSRNRIEILANAIEVERYRPDTLECDEQTDADREYDFVWVGRFSEEKDPVRFADALIALENRDESREFRAVMVGDGPLREEVEAKLEAHGLRDRVDLPGWVDDPLEYYRRSATVVLTSRRDALPLVMLEAMAIGLPPIVPPVGSIPDVVTDGENGIVVPGRDPDGFATAMARCLDDSDRRRTLGANATEIRSAFSYEQAERDWRRILTTAVAGDSRQ, encoded by the coding sequence ATGAGCCGAACCGCTACCGAGAGCGGAGCGTCGGATTCGAGGCCGGGAGAAAGTGACTCCACAGACGGCGAGACAGCGAGCCGAGACCCCTTCGAGTCCGAACGCTCGAGTCCGGTCGACATCGACCCAGTTCCCGAGGAGCTGCGAGTACTCGTCGTCTCCGGGCTCGCACACAAGAACGAGCGCCACTACGGACCGCTCGCTGCCGTTGCGGAGAAGACGACGCTCGTCTGTCTCGAGCCCCGGTACGACGTCGACGACGCGGACTATCTCGAGGTGCCCGACGTTGGCCCTCGGCCGCTGCGGATCGTCGTCCTCTTCTTCCTCGCGCTACTCGAGGGGTACAGGAACGACTACGACGCGGTCGCCTCCATCTCGCTGCTGCCCTACGGACTCTACGCCCTCGCGTTGAAGGCTATCTACGGCTACCCTGCGTCACTCGGAATCATCGGAATCGACCTCGATCATCACGCCAGACAGTGGTACGGCGCGGCTCCACGGTGGGCGTTCAGGCGATTCGACGCGGTTTCGGTGCCTGGGCCCTCCCACGTCGACGACCTCGAGGCGTGTGGCGTGTCCCGTAACCGGATCGAAATCCTGGCGAACGCAATCGAGGTCGAACGGTATCGGCCGGACACACTCGAGTGTGACGAGCAAACGGACGCCGACCGCGAGTACGACTTCGTCTGGGTCGGCCGGTTCAGCGAGGAGAAAGATCCCGTACGGTTCGCCGACGCGCTGATCGCGCTCGAGAACCGTGACGAGAGCCGCGAGTTTCGGGCAGTCATGGTCGGCGATGGTCCCCTCCGGGAAGAGGTCGAAGCGAAACTCGAGGCCCACGGCCTCCGCGACCGGGTCGACCTCCCGGGCTGGGTCGACGACCCGCTCGAGTACTACCGGCGGTCGGCGACGGTCGTGCTCACCTCGAGACGGGACGCCCTGCCACTGGTGATGCTTGAGGCGATGGCGATCGGACTGCCACCGATCGTGCCGCCGGTCGGCTCGATTCCCGACGTCGTCACGGACGGTGAAAACGGGATCGTCGTTCCAGGCCGCGATCCCGACGGCTTCGCTACAGCGATGGCTCGCTGTCTGGACGACTCCGACCGGCGACGAACGCTCGGCGCGAACGCGACGGAAATTCGGTCGGCGTTCTCCTACGAGCAGGCCGAACGGGACTGGAGACGGATTCTGACGACGGCCGTCGCTGGGGACTCGAGGCAGTGA
- a CDS encoding DUF354 domain-containing protein, with product MRYLFFTNTPAHVHLYKHAIGRLADRGDEVLVLARDYTCTVDLLEWYDLPFEVYGSCDTSKGSLLSRLPAHYARAIRLARRYDPDLIFGMGGYAAHTGAVVRTPTVLLIDSEPASFDHTISTPFARAVLTPNTFRKDLGEHHYVFPGFKECAYLYPETYEPNPEIRDQLGLETDEPYAILRLNAFGSQHDVGKRGLTGPDRRRIVERLAEDVTVLISDESGEADLEDLPARRFDLHPALMHDALAEASLLVADTQTMVTEAALLGTPAIRSNSFVGDDDMGNFVALENQGLIHNVANAEGIVERVDDLLEDETVDETWQRRRDEFLADKANLTEIIVDVATVRGAVEELESVRQFGRRPERDPVQSVGVGGD from the coding sequence ATGAGATACCTGTTCTTCACGAACACGCCGGCCCACGTCCATCTGTACAAACACGCGATCGGGCGACTCGCGGATCGCGGGGACGAGGTCCTCGTCCTGGCCCGGGACTACACCTGTACGGTCGACCTGCTCGAGTGGTACGACCTCCCCTTCGAGGTCTACGGCTCGTGTGACACCTCCAAGGGGTCGCTGCTGAGTCGGCTGCCGGCCCACTACGCGCGAGCGATCCGGCTCGCCCGGCGCTACGATCCCGATCTGATCTTCGGGATGGGTGGCTACGCGGCTCACACCGGTGCCGTCGTCCGGACGCCGACGGTGTTGTTGATCGATTCCGAGCCAGCCTCGTTCGATCACACCATCTCGACGCCCTTTGCCAGGGCCGTCCTCACCCCCAACACATTCCGGAAAGACCTCGGCGAACATCACTACGTCTTCCCCGGATTCAAGGAGTGTGCGTACCTCTACCCCGAGACGTACGAGCCAAATCCCGAGATCCGCGACCAGCTCGGCCTCGAGACCGACGAGCCCTACGCCATCCTCCGGCTCAACGCCTTCGGCTCCCAGCACGACGTCGGCAAACGCGGGCTGACTGGCCCGGATCGCCGCCGAATCGTCGAACGACTCGCCGAGGACGTCACAGTGTTGATCTCCGACGAGAGCGGCGAGGCCGACCTCGAGGATCTTCCAGCACGCCGGTTCGATCTCCATCCGGCGCTGATGCACGACGCGCTCGCCGAGGCGAGTCTGCTCGTGGCCGACACGCAGACGATGGTCACGGAGGCTGCCCTGCTCGGAACCCCCGCGATCCGCTCGAACTCTTTCGTCGGCGACGACGACATGGGGAACTTCGTCGCACTCGAGAACCAGGGATTGATCCACAACGTCGCCAACGCGGAGGGGATCGTAGAGCGCGTCGACGACCTGCTCGAGGACGAGACCGTCGACGAGACCTGGCAGCGGCGTCGCGACGAGTTCCTCGCGGACAAGGCGAACCTCACGGAGATCATCGTCGACGTGGCGACGGTTCGCGGAGCGGTCGAAGAACTGGAATCGGTACGCCAGTTCGGACGACGACCAGAACGCGACCCAGTCCAGTCGGTCGGCGTGGGTGGCGACTGA
- a CDS encoding RNA-guided endonuclease InsQ/TnpB family protein encodes MTDSQPLVKTLDFQLDTHSDNEGLLYDATLEARSVYNETIRLAKEGVDWNAIPDRVADDADLVKNTTQRVVAKALGAMENYHEYDDFGLPSHTKDGTYPLRANYEEGYNLSLTDDGDVAFRISAKPYKHVKGVLQGSDTHLDILKIALESDEWNIGTAEALFHNDTAELHINVTNTEKTVRDKQDSRTVVGVDVNEDNVAVTALSEDGVEDTLVIDFPEIKFERHRYFTMRKRVQNTGKDSIHDTLEGREERFVCDRLHKVSRHIVEWSRQFEKPCIVFEDLKEMRDSIDYGTRMNRRLHHLPFRALQYYTSYKASFEGIPTGWINPEYTSQRCPMCGHTERANRNKKRFKCRDCGHQDHSDRGASVNIAVKGIEKHQDWNVPALNSLPVVRKVRRQASGAVDAPTVTHPTTRGYQADGRMGVSD; translated from the coding sequence ATGACCGACTCACAGCCCCTCGTCAAGACGCTGGACTTCCAACTCGACACCCACAGTGACAACGAGGGTCTGTTGTACGACGCCACGCTTGAAGCCCGGTCGGTGTACAACGAGACGATCCGACTGGCAAAAGAAGGCGTAGACTGGAATGCGATCCCTGACCGAGTGGCCGACGACGCCGATCTCGTGAAGAACACGACTCAGCGAGTCGTCGCCAAAGCACTCGGCGCGATGGAGAACTACCACGAGTACGACGACTTCGGACTTCCGAGTCACACGAAGGACGGCACGTACCCACTTCGTGCGAACTACGAGGAGGGGTACAACCTGTCACTCACTGACGACGGCGACGTGGCGTTTCGCATTAGCGCGAAGCCGTACAAGCACGTCAAGGGCGTTCTCCAAGGGAGTGACACCCACCTCGACATTCTCAAGATTGCACTCGAAAGTGACGAGTGGAACATCGGGACGGCAGAAGCCCTGTTCCATAACGACACCGCCGAGCTGCACATCAACGTCACCAACACCGAAAAGACAGTTCGAGACAAGCAGGACTCACGGACAGTCGTCGGTGTGGACGTGAACGAGGACAACGTGGCTGTTACCGCTCTCTCCGAAGATGGAGTTGAGGACACGCTGGTCATCGACTTCCCCGAAATCAAATTTGAGCGCCACCGCTATTTCACAATGCGAAAGCGTGTCCAGAACACGGGGAAGGACAGCATTCACGACACGCTCGAAGGACGGGAGGAACGGTTCGTCTGTGATCGGCTCCACAAGGTGTCACGGCATATCGTGGAGTGGAGCCGTCAGTTCGAGAAACCGTGCATCGTCTTTGAAGACCTCAAAGAGATGCGCGACAGTATCGACTACGGCACACGGATGAACCGCCGCTTGCACCACCTGCCGTTCCGTGCGCTCCAATACTACACGTCGTACAAGGCCTCGTTCGAGGGCATCCCGACTGGTTGGATTAATCCTGAATATACCAGCCAACGGTGTCCGATGTGTGGACATACAGAGCGTGCAAACCGCAACAAGAAGCGGTTTAAGTGCCGAGACTGTGGGCATCAAGACCACAGTGACCGTGGTGCAAGCGTCAACATCGCTGTGAAAGGCATCGAGAAACACCAAGATTGGAATGTGCCTGCTCTCAACAGCCTTCCCGTTGTTCGGAAGGTGCGACGGCAGGCATCGGGGGCCGTGGACGCCCCGACCGTGACCCACCCGACTACCCGAGGTTATCAAGCCGATGGTCGGATGGGAGTGTCTGATTAA
- a CDS encoding geranylgeranyl reductase family protein, which produces MVCNQYDVIVVGGGIAGCFAAATAADEGIDVVQLERKPRERGGFIACGDAIKSPRDPSNYPGPIDMDAIADDESVLVDNSIDRIEYWDEELGVRKVLPYENGSNVVDRYEFGQRLLEQAADLGVDQHYDTVVNDVVQDGRVTGVEAVRDGEPVTYECDVLIDAAGAQSILQDMVDFESLDTPGSPTFEIPHYTHFGSAYREIIETEEPVAYHDAIVGKPLEELGYIWYFPRTPTQINVGLGFQMNKEPIPLNDRLRRDVEDRPEYQGAAVAEKFDGKNKLGSAIALRRPLDSMVAPGYLAVGGAAGTTHPITGKGIRGAAYSGYSAGRAAVQAIEDGDVSEHGLWEHNRWLYREHGEAAKLASWDAYNVAASSIDVNVLRALTALLPEKELREIVGTSTEVDDLKSKLLVGAGVVRNFVAEYREDTFDTLDVSKTELYEAIRTLKKTRDHVAAYERQYEAYPTDRSGFESWLSERDRIDREFYDDLGLSSDEQKY; this is translated from the coding sequence ATGGTGTGCAACCAGTACGACGTGATCGTCGTCGGGGGCGGAATAGCGGGCTGCTTCGCGGCGGCGACGGCAGCGGACGAGGGGATCGACGTCGTCCAGCTCGAGCGCAAGCCGCGCGAGCGGGGCGGGTTCATCGCCTGCGGCGACGCGATCAAGAGTCCTCGAGATCCGAGCAACTACCCGGGCCCGATCGACATGGACGCGATCGCCGACGACGAGTCCGTCCTCGTCGACAACAGCATCGACCGGATCGAATACTGGGACGAGGAACTCGGCGTACGGAAGGTGTTGCCGTACGAGAACGGTAGCAACGTCGTCGACCGTTACGAGTTCGGCCAGCGCCTGCTCGAGCAGGCTGCCGACCTGGGTGTCGATCAACACTACGACACGGTGGTGAACGACGTCGTCCAGGACGGTCGCGTCACGGGCGTCGAGGCGGTTCGGGACGGCGAGCCGGTCACCTACGAGTGTGACGTGCTGATCGATGCCGCAGGAGCGCAGTCGATCCTGCAGGATATGGTCGACTTCGAGAGCCTCGACACGCCCGGCAGTCCGACGTTCGAGATTCCTCACTACACCCACTTCGGTTCGGCCTACCGCGAGATCATCGAGACCGAGGAGCCGGTAGCGTACCACGACGCCATCGTCGGGAAGCCCCTGGAAGAACTGGGCTACATCTGGTACTTCCCGCGCACGCCGACGCAGATCAACGTCGGACTGGGGTTCCAGATGAACAAGGAGCCGATTCCGCTCAACGACCGCCTGCGCCGTGACGTCGAGGACCGCCCCGAGTACCAGGGTGCGGCCGTCGCCGAGAAGTTCGACGGAAAGAACAAACTCGGGTCGGCGATCGCGCTCCGGCGTCCGCTAGATTCGATGGTCGCTCCCGGCTACCTTGCCGTGGGCGGGGCGGCGGGGACGACGCATCCGATCACGGGCAAAGGCATCCGTGGGGCGGCGTACTCCGGCTACTCCGCCGGGCGTGCCGCTGTCCAGGCGATCGAGGACGGAGACGTCTCCGAGCACGGACTCTGGGAGCACAACCGCTGGCTGTACCGCGAACACGGTGAGGCGGCGAAACTCGCCTCGTGGGACGCGTACAACGTCGCCGCGAGTTCGATCGATGTGAACGTCCTTCGTGCGCTCACCGCCTTGCTTCCAGAAAAAGAGCTCCGGGAAATCGTCGGCACGTCGACGGAGGTCGACGATCTCAAGAGCAAACTCCTCGTCGGTGCCGGCGTCGTCAGGAACTTCGTCGCGGAGTACCGCGAGGATACCTTCGATACGCTCGACGTGAGCAAGACCGAACTGTACGAGGCCATCCGCACCCTCAAGAAGACGCGCGACCACGTCGCTGCGTACGAACGACAGTACGAGGCCTACCCCACAGACCGGTCGGGATTCGAAAGCTGGCTCTCCGAGCGCGACCGCATCGATCGGGAATTCTACGACGACCTCGGCCTATCATCCGACGAACAGAAGTACTGA
- a CDS encoding polysaccharide deacetylase family protein — protein sequence MTEFDRALEADALPEDAEFALCLTHDVDRPYKGLRGLYYATQERPAYHLRTVLGDDNPYWQFEEIMALEDDLGVRSAFYFLNEQHLFRDRPVRDWLSPAHWVQHLGRYDLTEDDLVDVVERLEGGGWEIGLHGSYHTRDDRTRLREEKDVLERVVGDSISGGRQHHLRLSVPETWRHYREIGLEYDASLGSTTACGFYHGYRPRRPFGDDFLVFPLTIMDQALPDPDEEFEAARRACERLLTEAAENDAVMTALWHPRFFSEREFPGYRRLYRWLVERAAEMGAWIGSPQGFCETLESDDLQSAEVEDADGRTRETTRERTVDDSAEPATTRPLRSDLSAARGES from the coding sequence ATGACCGAATTCGATCGCGCGCTCGAGGCAGACGCCCTCCCAGAAGACGCCGAGTTCGCGCTCTGCCTCACTCACGACGTCGACCGTCCGTACAAGGGGCTTCGTGGGCTGTACTATGCGACCCAGGAGCGTCCGGCCTACCACCTCCGGACAGTCCTCGGCGACGACAACCCCTACTGGCAGTTCGAGGAGATCATGGCCCTCGAGGACGACCTGGGCGTTCGATCGGCGTTTTACTTCCTGAACGAACAGCACCTGTTCAGGGACCGGCCGGTCCGGGACTGGCTCTCGCCGGCACACTGGGTTCAACACCTCGGGCGGTACGACCTCACCGAGGACGACCTCGTCGACGTCGTCGAACGGCTCGAGGGCGGCGGCTGGGAAATCGGTCTGCACGGCTCCTATCACACCCGCGACGACCGAACGCGGCTCCGCGAAGAGAAGGACGTACTCGAGCGCGTCGTCGGCGACTCGATTTCGGGCGGCCGACAGCACCACCTCCGGCTGTCGGTCCCCGAGACGTGGCGCCATTATCGGGAGATCGGCCTCGAGTACGACGCGAGTCTCGGTTCGACGACGGCGTGTGGGTTCTACCACGGCTACCGCCCACGACGGCCGTTCGGAGACGACTTCCTGGTCTTCCCGCTGACGATCATGGATCAGGCACTGCCGGATCCGGACGAGGAGTTCGAGGCCGCCAGAAGAGCCTGCGAGCGACTGCTGACTGAGGCCGCCGAGAACGACGCCGTGATGACGGCCCTGTGGCATCCACGCTTCTTCAGCGAGCGGGAGTTCCCCGGCTACCGACGACTCTACCGCTGGCTCGTCGAGCGAGCAGCGGAGATGGGGGCCTGGATCGGCTCACCGCAGGGATTCTGCGAGACGCTCGAGTCGGACGACCTGCAGTCCGCCGAAGTCGAAGACGCGGACGGGCGAACCCGAGAGACGACTCGAGAACGAACCGTTGACGACAGTGCCGAACCCGCGACGACCAGGCCACTACGGAGCGATCTGTCGGCCGCGAGGGGTGAATCATGA
- a CDS encoding DUF2080 family transposase-associated protein produces MANRFQIDGEEVLDGEVKPFGNSAHVTVPKRWRGADVKVVRTSEPTEKDDE; encoded by the coding sequence ATGGCGAATCGATTTCAAATCGACGGTGAGGAAGTTCTCGATGGTGAGGTCAAACCGTTCGGGAACAGTGCCCACGTCACCGTTCCCAAACGCTGGCGTGGGGCTGACGTGAAAGTCGTCCGCACCTCAGAACCCACTGAAAAAGACGACGAATGA
- a CDS encoding alkaline phosphatase family protein — protein sequence MTRASDTDRAFVLGIDGVPWNLLRKWIDAGELPSFRRLRDEGVAAPLESTIPPTTPTAWPTIATGARPDNHGIYGFQKLQTDYTQEMNTSADRTCPALWNLFSPAVVGNVPMTYPASDIDGAMVSGMISPSTNERFAHPTELADEITEEIPDYRIGLNWYDYAGEEDRFQKDLNSLVAARRALMNRLMEIDDWRLFFFVFTAPDRLQHLIWEEDVILEHYKQLDDILADVFEYVDERDANLFVASDHGFGPISKFVHLNAVLEQEGFLSRKDRNAAGSSLAQLGVTKSNVLGTLKRVGIDEKRFIQSLPKGLVDGIAEQVPGDHGLYDVDFEDTIAFAHGPSYVYVNDIDRFEEGAVAPANVDAVKRELRSAFEDVTDPDTGDRALSVYDGDEVFPDDDASPDLIVVGKDGYEEKTKLGDDVFAPAGTKAASHRSEGVFFAHGPAIDGSSGEGEPDDLSVVDVAPTLLHSIGEPIPDEMDGEVRTELLEADVDPTVRRVEPQATAGSSEESSTDGDVDEDFDGVEERLKGLGYME from the coding sequence ATGACCAGAGCCAGCGACACCGACCGCGCGTTCGTGCTCGGCATCGACGGCGTCCCCTGGAACCTCCTGCGGAAGTGGATCGATGCCGGCGAACTACCCTCTTTCCGACGGCTTCGTGACGAAGGCGTCGCCGCGCCGCTCGAGAGTACGATCCCACCGACCACGCCGACGGCCTGGCCGACGATCGCGACCGGGGCGCGGCCGGACAATCACGGGATCTACGGGTTTCAGAAGCTCCAGACGGACTACACTCAGGAGATGAACACGAGCGCCGACCGGACGTGCCCGGCGCTGTGGAACCTGTTCTCGCCGGCCGTCGTCGGCAACGTCCCGATGACCTATCCCGCGAGCGATATCGACGGGGCGATGGTTTCGGGAATGATCTCGCCGTCGACGAACGAACGGTTCGCCCATCCCACGGAACTCGCAGACGAGATCACCGAGGAGATTCCCGACTACCGGATCGGGCTGAACTGGTACGACTACGCCGGCGAAGAAGACCGGTTCCAGAAGGACCTGAACTCGCTGGTCGCCGCGCGCCGGGCCCTTATGAACCGACTTATGGAGATCGACGACTGGCGGCTGTTCTTCTTCGTCTTCACCGCACCCGACCGCCTTCAGCACCTCATCTGGGAGGAAGACGTCATCTTAGAGCACTACAAACAGCTCGACGACATCCTGGCCGACGTTTTCGAGTACGTCGACGAGCGCGACGCCAACCTCTTCGTCGCTTCCGATCACGGCTTCGGACCGATCTCGAAGTTCGTCCACCTGAACGCAGTGCTCGAGCAGGAGGGCTTTCTCTCTCGGAAGGACCGCAACGCGGCGGGAAGCTCGCTGGCCCAGCTCGGCGTGACGAAGTCGAACGTCCTCGGGACGCTGAAACGCGTTGGAATCGACGAGAAGCGATTCATCCAGTCGCTCCCCAAAGGGCTGGTCGACGGCATCGCCGAGCAGGTGCCGGGCGACCACGGGCTGTACGACGTCGACTTCGAGGACACTATCGCGTTCGCTCACGGGCCGAGCTACGTCTACGTCAACGACATCGACCGATTCGAGGAGGGGGCTGTGGCTCCCGCCAACGTCGACGCGGTCAAGCGCGAACTCAGATCCGCGTTCGAGGACGTCACTGATCCCGACACCGGCGACCGGGCGCTGTCGGTCTACGACGGCGACGAGGTGTTCCCCGACGACGACGCCTCACCGGACCTGATCGTCGTCGGAAAGGACGGCTACGAGGAGAAGACGAAGCTCGGCGACGACGTCTTCGCCCCCGCCGGAACGAAAGCTGCCAGCCACCGCAGCGAGGGCGTGTTCTTCGCTCACGGGCCGGCAATCGACGGCTCGAGCGGGGAAGGCGAACCCGACGACCTCTCGGTGGTCGACGTCGCACCCACGCTGTTGCACAGCATCGGCGAGCCGATCCCGGACGAGATGGACGGCGAGGTACGGACGGAACTGCTCGAGGCCGACGTAGATCCGACGGTCCGGCGCGTGGAGCCACAAGCGACCGCCGGTTCCAGCGAGGAATCGAGCACGGACGGCGACGTCGACGAGGACTTCGACGGCGTCGAGGAGCGGCTGAAGGGGCTCGGCTACATGGAGTGA
- a CDS encoding prenyltransferase/squalene oxidase repeat-containing protein codes for MQSQGLLESDDDVQPVSSAPEHDAYLPVLDATLAYARRRDYVGPDYGDGLSSQLLQALPVENRLLNLAVQETVKRAPIDVRPLFRVEERRNYKGTALFTMANLNYYDLVADRTDTAPSLAAFDPLLEADRLADWLVEERLTDYSGFCGGHRHPIQHLHTKGVPSDPDIVSTSFAVKALLRTAKFAEREDVDLDAETREKYASYADLARTATDFLVEDLNYREVEEGAKIDYHLNHPDDSYTINAAALGAAMLVDLYDYFGDDELRERATKILDHVAACQTDRGGWPYRLPADASHLSMDNHHNGFVVEAFQRYRDVVDPDRYDETLEDGLEFYRTELFQLDGAPNFDEENAYPRDIHASTQGILVFTREGDLEFAERILRWTLANMQVDGEQGRFYYRTYRHHTKRVTLMRWCQAWMSYATSEFLRSCSERERERESASEESQERDRRQRELSTEV; via the coding sequence ATGCAGTCACAGGGACTTCTCGAGTCAGACGACGACGTGCAGCCGGTCTCCAGTGCGCCCGAGCACGACGCGTATCTCCCCGTGCTCGACGCGACGCTCGCCTACGCTCGCCGCCGGGATTACGTCGGCCCGGACTACGGCGACGGGTTGAGTAGCCAGTTGCTGCAGGCGCTGCCGGTCGAGAACAGGCTTCTCAATCTGGCCGTTCAGGAGACGGTCAAGCGAGCCCCGATCGACGTCAGACCGCTCTTCCGGGTCGAAGAGCGGCGAAATTACAAGGGGACCGCACTGTTTACGATGGCGAACCTGAACTACTACGACCTGGTCGCGGATCGGACCGACACGGCCCCCTCTCTCGCCGCGTTCGACCCGCTGCTCGAGGCCGACCGGCTCGCCGACTGGCTGGTCGAAGAACGGCTCACGGACTACAGCGGCTTCTGTGGCGGCCACCGCCATCCGATCCAGCACCTCCACACGAAGGGCGTCCCGAGCGATCCGGACATCGTCTCGACGTCGTTCGCGGTCAAAGCGTTGCTTCGGACCGCCAAATTCGCCGAACGCGAAGACGTCGACCTCGACGCGGAGACCCGCGAAAAGTACGCCTCCTACGCCGACCTCGCACGAACGGCGACCGACTTCCTCGTCGAGGACCTGAACTACCGCGAGGTCGAGGAGGGCGCGAAGATCGACTACCACCTGAACCACCCCGACGACTCCTACACGATCAACGCGGCGGCGCTCGGCGCGGCGATGCTCGTCGATCTCTACGACTACTTCGGCGACGACGAACTCCGCGAGCGAGCGACGAAGATCCTCGATCACGTTGCGGCCTGCCAGACCGACCGCGGCGGCTGGCCGTATCGCCTCCCGGCCGACGCCTCCCACCTCTCGATGGACAACCACCACAACGGGTTCGTCGTCGAGGCGTTCCAGCGGTACCGCGACGTCGTCGACCCCGACCGCTACGACGAGACCTTAGAGGACGGCCTCGAGTTCTACCGAACCGAGCTCTTCCAGCTCGACGGCGCGCCGAACTTCGACGAGGAAAACGCCTATCCCCGGGACATTCACGCGAGCACGCAGGGAATCCTGGTCTTCACCCGCGAGGGCGACCTCGAGTTCGCCGAGCGGATCCTCCGGTGGACGCTGGCGAACATGCAGGTCGACGGCGAGCAGGGACGGTTCTACTACCGGACGTACCGCCACCACACGAAACGCGTCACCCTGATGCGGTGGTGCCAGGCGTGGATGTCGTACGCGACCTCGGAGTTCCTGCGTTCGTGTAGCGAACGAGAACGGGAGCGCGAATCGGCGTCCGAGGAATCACAGGAACGCGATCGGCGACAGCGAGAACTCTCGACCGAGGTATGA